The following coding sequences lie in one Populus trichocarpa isolate Nisqually-1 chromosome 14, P.trichocarpa_v4.1, whole genome shotgun sequence genomic window:
- the LOC18105067 gene encoding phospholipase A(1) DAD1, chloroplastic yields MRSSVGLAKPCTVPPTRDMTLECCTLTQPIKLNKKFLQNQPLKNWEGLLDPVRHESATASRPVKLRRKWMEYQGIRNWEGLLDPLDDNLRGEILRYGHFVDAAYKSFDFDPSSPTYATCRFPKSTLFERSGKPDTGYRLTKHLRATSGIQIPRWIEKAPSWVFTQSSWIGYVAVSLNKAEIARLGRRDVVIAFRGTATCLEWLENLRATLTQLPNSDCGKKGSDDSGPMVESGFLSLYTSGTPMGPSLQEMVRQEIKRLLHTYGDEPLSLTITGHSLGAALATLAAYDIKTTFNCAPLVTVISFGGPRVGNRSFRRHLEKQGTKVLRIVNSDDVITKVPGFVIDGENNVPNKGDLNMASLPSWIQKKVEDTQWVYAEVGRELRLSSKDSPYLNSINVAACHDLKTYLHLVNGFVSSSCPFRAKAKRFFLSNHRR; encoded by the coding sequence ATGAGGTCTTCTGTTGGACTTGCAAAGCCATGCACAGTCCCACCCACTAGAGACATGACATTGGAGTGCTGCACTCTCACTCAACCCATAAAACTCAACAAAAAGTTCTTACAAAATCAACCTCTAAAAAATTGGGAAGGCCTGCTTGACCCGGTTCGCCATGAATCGGCGACTGCATCCCGGCCGGTTAAACTAAGACGGAAATGGATGGAGTATCAAGGTATTCGAAACTGGGAAGGTTTGCTTGACCCTCTTGATGATAATTTACGTGGAGAAATTCTTCGGTATGGACACTTTGTCGATGCTGCATATAAGTCTTTTGACTTCGATCCTTCATCACCCACCTATGCAACCTGCCGGTTCCCAAAGAGCACATTGTTTGAACGGTCCGGTAAACCGGATACTGGTTACCGGCTAACCAAACATCTACGTGCAACATCGGGAATCCAAATCCCACGTTGGATTGAAAAGGCACCTAGTTGGGTGTTTACCCAGTCCAGTTGGATTGGATACGTAGCCGTTTCTCTAAACAAGGCAGAAATTGCGAGGCTAGGACGCAGAGACGTGGTGATTGCCTTTAGAGGTACTGCCACTTGCCTTGAATGGCTGGAGAATCTTAGAGCAACCCTGACTCAACTGCCAAATTCAGATTGTGGCAAAAAAGGCTCGGACGATTCTGGACCCATGGTAGAAAGCGGATTTTTGAGCCTTTACACTTCAGGAACACCAATGGGTCCTAGTTTACAAGAAATGGTGCGTCAAGAGATCAAAAGGCTACTCCATACTTATGGTGATGAACCTCTTAGCTTAACCATTACAGGACACAGTCTTGGAGCTGCACTTGCTACTCTTGCTGCTTATGACATCAAGACTACATTCAACTGTGCGCCACTTGTGACTGTCATTTCTTTCGGAGGTCCGCGTGTCGGTAACAGGAGTTTCAGACGACACCTGGAAAAACAAGGAACGAAAGTCCTGCGTATTGTAAATTcagatgatgtaataacaaaagTACCTGGATTTGTAATTGATGGGGAGAACAATGTGCCAAATAAAGGAGACCTCAATATGGCAAGCTTGCCTAGTTGGATCCAAAAAAAGGTAGAGGACACACAATGGGTCTATGCAGAAGTTGGCAGGGAGCTAAGACTTAGTAGCAAGGATTCTCCATATCTCAATAGCATCAATGTAGCAGCATGTCATGATTTGAAGACTTACCTGCATCTGGTGAATGGATTTGTAAGCTCCTCCTGTCCTTTTAGAGCAAAAGCAAAGCGTTTTTTTCTTAGCAACCACCGTAGATAA